The window AATAATAGATTaacaggaaaagaaagagatataAATCTATGATACATGGCATAAATTTTTGCATTAAGCGAAAACAATCAAATACTCAACCAGCTATGAACATATAATATTTAGAAGGATGTAGATTCACAAAAAATAATTCATAAGTAGTATCTACCAGAGTAAAAGTTAAATGTTAGAAAGCAAAAATTGCCTACCAGTACAAACAAGGTTCCTGCAAGCACCATTTCTGAAGTCATGAAATACCCGGTTACGGTGATCTTGCAACATCTTAGCATGAATATAGAAGCATGAATATCCAAGTTCTGTAATCTTCTTAGCCAACAGTTCCACCCGATTCACTGAGTTGCAAAATATAATTGACTGGTTGATTTGAAGCTGGAAAGAGTCCACACATTCAGTATATCCATAAAGAGGGAACGTGACAAAGCACATGCACCAGTTGAGGACAAACCTTGGAGAAAAGAGTATTTAGGCAGTGGACCTTTTGTCTTTCTTCTACAAAAGCATAGTATTGTGTTATACCCTTGAGGGTAAGCTCATCCATGAGATTGATTACATAAGGCTTCAGTAGGTATCTATCTTTAAAATCCTTAACCGTTACAGGAAATGTTGCTGAAAACATCAAAATTTGCCGGTTTGGAGGCAGAAAACGAATTAGATGCTCCACAGAAGGTTGGAATTCTGGAGATAAAAGCTTGTCTGCCTGTGACGCAAAAATGCAGGAGCTATCAGACTCTTATAGAACTACAAAATTCTATACAAATTTCTGTAGAGCTCATGGTTCCAGGACTGCCCACCAAGTAAGAGCTTCTTGTGCAACCTAATTATCAGCCATGTGGCAGGTCAGATGGAGCCTACTTTTTGTGGGCAGGTAATTCCCAAGGccccctgctcacatgtcaaattttatcCCAGATAAAGTTTGCCAAGTGAcaaaatagagctttgaaaGATTCAGGACTGTGGGAGAAAGCACAATAGTGGTTAGAGTACCGTAGGCAGGCACAGATATAAGTGGGGATGCATGCAAATACACAGGAGAATGTTAGACTAAACTtgagtatgaaatttgacacatggctaatctagaccatgttcTCTCTATCCAACGGTGAGAATTACCACATCATTTGTACACGTGGCAAAGCGATATTAGGGCCACGCAGAAAGCCCTTCTTAGGGGGGGCCGCTTAAAAACCcttttgatgtagatcacaagtccatatgtacctgCAGGAACAAgacccaaaaccagcccagcaaggttgtgggattcgactgctgtgagaggcagcctggtctgatgatgtgccaagtttttgttggttcgatggagcatcacttAAGGCAGCCCCAGCTCAGAGAGAAGCATGAAAAAGATCAGAGACCAAGAGCCCCAGCtcagagagaagcatgaagaagattaGAGACcaagacagaaaaaaaaaatttaataaaattactgttcatgtgaacagtgatttgggggcacaTATGGACAGCTTTGTTCAATAGAAGATTAGATAGTCTTTAGCAAGTTagtactagtttctaatttcagatttagaaagtagacttagcttttatttagaagtctcTATTTTctgaagtttctatttcagtcttttgtttccttttagttagatttagtttatatttcgtttggtttctatttttgagactTTCTTTTTTGTGAAGCTTAGGCCAAGCTATAGATAGGCCCAATTAGTTGTACTTGAACTCAGACTTGATTAATGGAATTTCTACTGCTTGCTTGCAAGTGTTtggtccatagttgtcaaggcattataagtaaatgtttttatatttgttattttatttacttaagatattattcataaataattcataaaaaagaaaatacctatttgaaattttgaatccaataaaaataagtaaaaaaatcaaattccaaaaggataaaaaatcagccccccagttcaagaacaaaaactggattttcggcgataagtgaaattttcaactttcaaatgctagggtttttctcaaatctaaaaattctataaatcttaatatggtgaAACATTGCTTGAACCCAAAAGTGCAGAAAAATATTCATATTttttatatctaaaaaaatattttaattcagagcgattttgacagcattcgcgcattaccaaataaggtttgaccggaacataacttcttcaatataaatcagatttaaacaattttggatttgttggaaagctggttctgtgctctaactaatacaaaaaatctcatgtataaataaaatcatttgactagtcaaacttcttagagaacgaGAACATcgctctaaatcgagagcaattaaattacttatagataagatcatattttctaagaacagtataaaccaaatgtattttttgattgtttcaaacttcaaataGCTTGCTCCTTCAGTTATGTTGTCTTATAGTTCTatgctgattttttatgacttgatgtggcttaatattgattttttatgacttctTGTGAGTTAATgttattttttatgacttgaggtgacttgatgttgatttttgatgacttgaggaggcttaatgttgattttatatgatataaggtatatactgtagcatactaaaatattgtaACACAcaaaataatgttagaaaattttgggaaataaaaaaataacactcgtcgcctaagcgcttaggcacccctccaccaccttgaGTCGCCTTctgacaactatggtttggtCTGAGAAGACTTACTTGTGTTCAACAGCCGAGATacctgtgggtgagagacccaaggctgagatagcccaTCCCCTCCTATCCCTATCTCCCCCTTCATCTATCtatacccccttcttcttcttcttcttcttcttcttatcctttatttttatgttcttctttcatatgtaaacagaagaaggaaaaaaaaacaataaaagtttCAGTTTTTCGGCTTTGCTCATTGTGAACATCCATATCTTGGTTTCCTCCTTTACCTTCCCTAATAATATTACTTTTTGGACCTGGTTTTCCTACAGTGACATTAACGAAAGAATCTCCCTAACAGACCCCTAGATCTGCCACATCACATGTCAGATGGGCTGAAATTCTGTGGACAGGAGGAAGACACCAAGGTCCCTGCTCATATATCAAATTTTAGACCAAAATGAGTTTTCCCGTGGCAAAACAAGATATTGAAAAAACTGGGACTGCGTAGAAGGTGCATGGGACTACAGTGGGGATGCATGGACACATACACTAATAGATGTTGGGGTTAACGGTTGaatttgaggctgaaatttgacacatagCCTTCTCAAAGCATTCTACAGATATCCAATGTTCAGATACGCCACAGCACTCTTCCACTTGGCAAAACCAGGTGTGCTTGTTAAGGAGATTCCATCCTAAATGGCCATGTGAGAAacatttttctttacttttcttttactcccaataaaaaaaaaggtttctgATGGACAAAGTATATTATGTGCCTCTCTAAGCCAATTGATAGGGTCAACTACAGTATGAAGTTATCTGTATTGCTGAACTCTTCAATAACCAAGGCAAAGATGCAAATCCATGAAAATGTTGGTGACAGTGGGAATCCTTCCCCAAACTAACTCCATGATAaatagttggggggggggggggatatttTTTAAAGCGGTACTTTATTAGAAGCGACAGGGAAAGGTGAAGGGCAGAAGACCCAATAGGTGGCTATGGCCTGAATCAGAAACAAAGTAAAGTCTAAATGTCTAACTACAAGTAGAAAATGTTAAACATTTTTAGTATGATTCACACTaatgttttaacttttaagcaAAAGACAAATGAAAGGCAAATTAGGATCAGAAACATGTACTCCTGCACAAGGAACCCACACTGCATATTCCAGCCATGCTAAGATGTCACCACCCAGCACATGCAAGCTACAAGTGAGGTTCCTCATGCCTCGAGCATAGAGCTTCACACCTTAAGCGCCTCCTATAACAGCTCCTAATAAATTAAAAACTGAAgggcataaaaaaaaaattcaaaaggatCACATGAATAATTTGCCAACATCCACTAATAAGACTGCACAACTAGAAACACATCTAAATCCAAAATTCGTACTCTCGAGAATATCAAACAACAAAGATCCAATAGAATCAAAATTTTGCATGAAATACCTCATCCATAACAAGCATTGAGCAATCTTTCAGGACGCAAACACCTTTTTTTGTAAGATCAAGTATCCTGCCAGGTGTTCCAACCAACAAATGCACAGGTTGATACAAACGCATGATATCATCCTTTAAGCTTGTTCCTCCTGTGGTAACCATgatttgaatcttcaaatgCTTACCAAGCTCCTTGCAGACTTGTGATGTCTGCAAAGCCAATTCTCTTGTTGGAACCAATATAATAACTGCATCAAAGCAAAGATAGGTTCAAATTCTATGAATCAAAGCTACCTGTTCATCCCAAGATGTGAATAATCCATACAATGGACCTATATAATGGTCCACATTTAGATAAATCAAGTAACAGGATCAAGCATGTATGTAGATTAACAAGTCATTAACTCACTAGCTGTCTAAAACATATGATAACATGAAGCCAAGACATCCTACAATTTTCTTTGACATGACTGACAACCCTGGAATCGTACAGTGTGCTTTGCTCCAGGAATCAGGACTAGCTTTTTTCTGGTCATAGTAAGACATTACCAACTGTTTCGCATGCAAAGATAAACGCAAGATAATGTCCACCAAGAAGAAGTCCTTCCCCTCTCCTTAAGAACCACACACACACTATGCAATAACCAATGAACATTCAAACCTCTGCAATCAACTCAATACCTATAAGATTGTTACTGAATCTTTCCAGCCCAGAAGGACCGGTTGTCTAACCAGTTTCGCTCTATTAAGAATATAACTTCTCATTAAAATAATTGGAATACTTCCTTCAAGAATATAatctatccaaaaaataaatgttCTTCCAGAATATGATAGAAGCAATCACATTGCTTAATCAAGAGAAGAAATTCATGTAACCACAGAGATGTGGCACAAATACAGCAatcaaaatcaactaaaatgtTTATTATTGGGGTGAAAGAAACATATACAACTGGTTGAAAACTTGTAACTACAACAGCACCTTGAATAACATTATTGTCTTGATCAATTTTCTCCAGTGCAGGAATGCAAAAGGCAGCTGTTTTCCCTGTTCCATTTTTAGCTCTAGCAAGAATATTGCTACCAGTTAAGGCAATCGGAATACTTTCTTCCTGAATAGGAGAAGGCCTTTCAAAACCCTTCTCATAGATTCCCATAAGCAGCTCACGCTTCAGAAAATAGTCCTCAAACTCATTTCCTTTAGTAGCAGTCACATCCTGGGagtaacaaagaaaaaataaatcatgAACTCTAAGGGCAAAGAAAGTAAATGCTATAAAATAAGGCACAATCTCCAACACTAAGCCCAATAAAAGCcggcataaaaccaaataattAAAGCTCCCATGTTTCTCAAAATGAAGCCATAGGCATCATTTACATGGCATTGCTGCCCGGCCTTGAATAATTGCTTCAATGAAGTTGATGCAGTTAAGGTGTGTCTAATCACTAATCAGGCATTCGAATAAAGTATTTTGGCCCATGATTGGATActatgggccttgggcttgttATTTTTTATGCTTTTATTGTAATGGTCCTCTTTTATAAGCCCAAACGTTAGGATTTAAGGGGCACACGGGATTAAGTACATACATAAGATTGTGTGGGTCCCATGTGCTATTAAGTAGCCACGTTAGTTTAAACTAGAAGAGCCTTTTAAGTTAAGTGTTTGTGTTAGTTTAAGAAGGTTAAGAGTCATTAGTGGAGTCAATTTACGAAATTTTATCtcaattttttataaatagaaatGTAACCAACCCACCCTCCCTCCAGGATTTTGATTGGAATAGATTAGTTTTGTTTGGAAAATTGCCTTGTGTGGCGTAATctttcttcctccctctctcgtTTTCCTCCTCTCACTTGCATTGCAAGctgtcttctttctctttctctcagtAAGATTTCTCCTCTCACATtattccctctctttctcaatcACACCTTCTTCCTTCCTATCTTCTTGGTGGAGGGGTAGGTAGGAAAACTCCATAGCCCTCCTAGACAGGATCCCAAGTCAAAAATCCCACTCAGATAGAAACCCGAAAATGACTGAAAACTCAAACCTCTCAGAATAACACCAAACTCTAGGAAACAATTGGTGCAAGTTTATCACCAAACTGAgtttctttgcttaggaataagtctagggttgggttatatacatgttgggcctttgatcccatgggttttaaATGTAATTGGTCACTTTTACGGACTTCAAGTatggtaattaggttgcatacgggattaggttCTATActaagtttattttcatgttttagtgttttaaattgaaccggtccaaaactagtttgaaccagtggttcaatttaaatgattttaggagttttcttttatttgcttttaagcaatgtaagttgggctggattaggactctataagtccatccacgttttgagtctgttttcgtcagtatttcagtttcctagtcagtttaggttaccaaataggttaaggattgggttagatctttcttttttagtgtaggagtctatttttcagtcttttatataaggttgtatgGGGGGCAAGTATGGAACACGAAGTTcatattaatgaaaagttttttgctactcttcttctccattgaagatttttgtcttgtgtttgatcaaggctggtgggattggtgtttgatccaatcgac is drawn from Telopea speciosissima isolate NSW1024214 ecotype Mountain lineage chromosome 1, Tspe_v1, whole genome shotgun sequence and contains these coding sequences:
- the LOC122669758 gene encoding DEAD-box ATP-dependent RNA helicase 8, whose translation is MNTRGRYPPGIGNGRGGNVNSNPNFQARIPQQQYVQRNPVQNQQQFQQQQWLRRNPMGNDSGSHEVEKAVQSEAVDSSSQDWKARLKIPPTDTRYRTEDVTATKGNEFEDYFLKRELLMGIYEKGFERPSPIQEESIPIALTGSNILARAKNGTGKTAAFCIPALEKIDQDNNVIQVIILVPTRELALQTSQVCKELGKHLKIQIMVTTGGTSLKDDIMRLYQPVHLLVGTPGRILDLTKKGVCVLKDCSMLVMDEADKLLSPEFQPSVEHLIRFLPPNRQILMFSATFPVTVKDFKDRYLLKPYVINLMDELTLKGITQYYAFVEERQKVHCLNTLFSKLQINQSIIFCNSVNRVELLAKKITELGYSCFYIHAKMLQDHRNRVFHDFRNGACRNLVCTDLFTRGIDIQAVNVVINFDFPKNSETYLHRVGRSGRFGHLGLAVNLITYEDRFNLYRIEQELGTEIKQIPPQIDQGIYCR